The genomic region ATAAggtgagaaggagggagatTAAGGCATCGAGGGAGTGGAGCGAGGCCCTACTGAATTGTTAGTAAGTAATTTCAGGAAGGAGTGATGGGCATACGGAGGGACGATCAAGGTGCTTAGCAGGATGCCGAGACTGGTGACGACCACCGTCAAGCTGAATGGGTTTGCCAATAAAGCTGAATAACGAGAGACGATTGGGAGGGATAGATATGTTGGTGTTAGGAACAGTGATCCAACAGCTATGTCCTATGAGCCAATGCTCAAAACATGAATAAAATTTCTGACATACCATCCACCAACTTGCAATGATTTCCCAATGACCCTCCAGAGACAGTActggcagcagcagcacatAGCAACAAGAAGTGCGGGAACGATCGTTCAACTTCGCCACCATGACTGGGCAAACCCTCATGACCATGGCCACCCACAGCATGGTCATGCGCATCGGATCCAAGTATGACCTGTTCAATAGACTCTTTGGCTATGTACACCGCTGCAAAcacaaggaaaagagacTGCACAAAGTAGAGCAGGGATATAAATCTCGATGGTCTTTCAGAGGTTAAGATTAGTATATGACCCCAAGTAGGAAGGATGACGTACCCGAAAGGTTTTCTAATGCTACTCCATCCAgccccttctttcctccccaCCATACTCACAGCAACGCCCATCGCATCAAATACCACGAGGTATCCTACGCCGGCAAGACATCTCCACCCGCTCATCTGACCTTCGATCCATAAACCCGCACCGATAATGAATTCTAAAAACGCaaaagagaggaggaacCGGCTATAATGGTCAAGTTTGGAGGAGGGCAACGGGGAGAGGGACTGAGTAGTagcagaggaagggagacgAGGCATGGGAACAGAGGCAGGGGTAGCATCAGTGTTGGAAGGCCCTTTAGCAGATGATTTGTTGGAGGAAAGAGCGGGGTTTGTTTGTGTAGGGtcgaggaaggagaaaaagtTGTGGGATAAAGAGTGTTTGTGCTGCACCATATAAGCTCAAGTCAAGCAGTCAGTCACTTACATGATGACCTCTTCTCTTGCTCCGTTTCACATCAGGCGTCAACAACCCTCCCGAACCTTCTGCTTCCGGCCTTGCTTGCCCAAACGACCAATTCCCTGCTCCACCaaacatcttcttctcattcGACGAATCAGCCCTAGGTATGAGTGTCGTCTCCCCAAGCTCTGGGCTGGGAATCAAGCCCTGGCTTGCAGATTTTGGAGGCGGAATAGACCCCGGttggggaaagaagagggacaGGTTTCGAGAATGAATACCATGGTTTGGAGTAGGTTCGAAACGACGGGATTTGGGACCGAGGGGTGAAGGGACTTCCAAGCTGGATTGTGATGGGAAATGATGGATCGACTGGCGTTTCCACCCAGGTGAGTACTGGTTTGAAGTAGGAGAGTCCATACTTTGCCACGCCGGACTGACAGGGACGTTTTCAGAGTTTCCAAAGTTGAGTCGACGAGGAGAGACGAGTTCTGGTAACGCgtcatcctcgtcttccttgCCTGGCTCATCTTCTATATCTCCCTGCTCTACAATCGTATTTGTCGTAATTTCTGAAATGGGCAACCCTGAAATATTCAGCCCCTTAGTGGCGGCTTGACGGTGACTACTTCGAGGCTCTGTCGCTGGTGCTGTCACTTCCGTTGAgtcttctccatcctcacGACACAAGAATATAGGCGGCGGAGGTGGGCGTGCCATGCGTGTTGCGTTCTGACGAGGATGGGGGGTGGGCGACACATAATCGACTCCTATAGTGTTATCCACCGAAATACTATAAACTTCTGCTTGCGGTGTCTTGGACCCTTCCGGGCTCCCAAGAGCTACAGAATGGTTCTCTGCTGTTGACAATGGAAAAACATTATCATCGTCTGGTACCTCGTTCACCGACATCTGAGCAACTCGTGGCGATGACCTAGAGAATGAAGGGCTGGGCGTTGGGAGAGTCGTCTCCGTGGCTGAAATTGATGATGCTGGTGATGAGGTTGATTCCTGTGAAGGCATTGCCATCTGTATAGGCGTTGTTCTCAAATTGTTTAGCTCAGAGCCAAATTCTGCACGCATGTCAGTTACGTTTAGGAGAGTTGCACAATTTGCCAGTAAAAATGACAGCGAGGAGTCTCGTAGACTCACTGGAGCGAGTTGAAGGACTCGACACTCTCCAAATCCCTGGTGTCGGTTTTGTATACCTACCCAGACTTTTCTAAAAAAATGTAAAGTGTTGTAATCTGGAGCTGTATTCTGACTGATATATCGAGTATTTGATGAAATAACACCGGTTCTTTCGGCGGGTTCAATTCTCATGAAGGAGACGCGATTGTCTCGGACGCGTCGTATCCGAGTTTGATCCCGTTAATAACCACTCATAAGCGGGATTAAAATTAGTCATTAGAAGTTGATCGGGAACGATTAGAGTCGGCTTATCGCGTGAATGAGCCGAGATAGCCGGGCGAGCGTGAGCTGGAACATGGCTGCAATAATGTTTTGTTAGTGTAATCTTCCGTTCACTTTTATTCTGCTTCAGTACAAAATTCAGGATGGCACTCAGCAATGCCCCCAAAGTCCTCTTCCTGGACACCATCAAGCTCGCAAAGCCACAATTATCATCGTTTAGCAAGATAGCCAACGTCGTCGTATGTCCCGTGTTTCTCGACCTTGTGGTGTCTCCTGATGGAATCCAGCCAAACACAAGCAAAACCCGAGAAGAGTTCCTTCATGACCTCGGTACAAAATACAAGGATGTCACTGGCATTTACAGGCATTTCAAAGCTTCTGAGTCTATCAAAGTGAGTACTCAGCCCGTCATGGCCTGTGACTGTTATTTCTGACACGAGACCAGATAACTGGTCGATTTGATGAGGAACTCGTGTCTAAACTTCCTTCAAGTCTCAAATTCATCGCCCATAACGGTGCTGGTTAGTGAGTATTCTAAACTTCTCTAAAGAAGAACATCAATTGACACCTTGCAGCGATCAAAGTATGTTACTAATTACTTAGCTAGCTTGTACTAACAAAAACCAGTCGACATCCCTCCCTGTACCGCCCGCAACATTCAAGTCTCCAACGTTCCTTCCGCTGTAGACAACGCCACTGCGGACACTGCcattttcctcctcctcggcGCCATCCGCAACTTCTCCCGGGCCCTCTTGCATGCCCGTCAAGGTACATTCAATTCTCAACTCCCCCTCTCCCATGATCCCGAAGGAAAAGTCCTTGGTATCCTCGGTATGGGGGGGATTGGTTCGGCTCTAGCTAGGAGGGCAAAGCCGTTCGGTTTAAAGGTGCAATATCATAACCGAAGGCGATTggcggaagagaaggagagggaaacAGGGGCGACGTATGTTGAGAGCCTGGACCAGCTCCTCGCGACTTCCGATATAGTCTCGCTCAACCTTCCTCTCACCGCCGCAACCAAACACCTCATCTCCGATGACGCATTCTCCAAAATGAAATCTACGTCTATCCTTATCAACACCGCCCGAGGTCCTATCGTGGATGAAGCCGCCCTTGTTCGGGCTCTTGAATCAGGTAAGATTGCGGGTTGTGGTCTGGACGTGTACGAGAACGAACCGCAGATTACAAAGGAGCTGTTGGATCATTCCAACGCACTTTGTTTGCCGCATGTTGGAACGGTGACAGTGGAGACGcaaatggagatggaagcggTTTGTTTGAGGAATTTGGAACATGGATTAAAGACAGGTAAATTGGCGTTTACAGTTCCAGAGCAGGCGCATATGTTGTAAAGGACAGAATCCCTTATGTGCATTAGATATTGTATGGGAAGATCTACATTATGGCTACAGATCTGCTGCACTCTATAGGCTGACTTTCGAGTTCGTGGAACTGATCACTACGGTCGATGCCTTCGCCCCTCTTCAGATAATCCGTACCGGTCGTTCAACCTCACTTGACAAGGCCCTGGTATTCCAACGTCAGAGCAATGTATCGCCGGTATACATTTCATTTGCAGATGGTTATTATTTTGACCTTGGTATTATAATAATGAAATTTCGCGCATGTTTATCTTGTTTGTACATGATACACTCATATACTTTCAAGAGACTACAGGACAGTCTCCCAGATAATTTGAGATGTGATATTGCTAACAATGGAAATTTACTTGGCTACACACAATTTGCTCCTGATTGGGACATTCTCGTCTGACGGTTTGGGAAAGCCTTCCAAGTTAATACCCTTTTCGAACAACAAACAGTGAGTTGATCCACCAAAATGGAATGTTCTGTCCGGAACTATCAGCTGAGTTATTTGATTTCAGAGAATGAAGTCGCTCACCCGATGTCATTACCTTTCTTCACCTGTTGCCCTTCCTTCACAGTGATCTCACAGGTCGACACTTCTGTCATTCCAATACCCACGAACGCTACCAACCCAATCTTGGGGTTATCAATAAAGATGATAGCCCTAGTAGCGGTGGCAGACAAGTACTCCTGACTGTTCCTCTCTCCATGAGGGTCGGCGTTCTGGTTGGCCTCAATTCCTACGAAAGGAGGCTCGCTATAGTACGTCCCTTGCACAACGTAGGCTCTTTTGATAGTCCCAGAAACGGGAGAGTGCCATCTGTGATACGACAAGGGGCTCAGGAACGCTTGGTAGATGGTGCCACCAACAAAACGCTCAGCATAGTCATCAAATGACAGGACATCAAGTACAGAGTATGGTTGACCCTTGATCCAGAACTGGTCTCGAGCATGAATGTTACGGCCGACCTTGTAGACCTTTGACTCGCAGGCATTCGCCACGACACTATCATCATCAGGAGAAGCTACCGGTCGGACTTCTTCTCGGAAACTGCGAGTGAAAAAGTCATCCCAGGATTTGAAGCCGTAATATTTAGCCGACGGGTCACATTTATAGAATTGCTCAAAAGTATAAGAAGTCTTGCCGACATTGGCAATCTTTTCGAGAGCAGGCAACCCGACAGGGCCGAACCATCCCGTTTCATTGTCGGAGAGCGCGTGGGCAGATTCGGGGGATGACAAGAATTCACCCCATACATCGAGGATCTTCTTTAACTACGTCCAAAAACACAAATCAGCACTGCATACGTCCAGAAAAATCAATCGGTATTGACTCACATGCTCATTCACTGTAGGATCCTGGAACACGCAAAACCCAGCAGTCGTGCCCATCGGCCAGTCCAGCAGAGCAGTCACAGGTACACCCACCAGTCCTACATTTACAGCTCCTTTTGTCCATATAGGAGCTGTGCTGATAATGTGGTTGAGAAGTCGGAGGAGATGTCCAAAGTCCCGCACTTGACTATTGCCCGCCGCGTCTTTGAGATACTCTTTGTTATGGGGAATCTACATAAGTCATCAATATCATATTCTCTCAAACTCTGACAGATGATTCGGTACCGACCTGTTTGAACATTAATTGAAAAAGCATTGACAGCCGAGTACTCTTCTCCACTGCATCTTGAAACTCCTTGAGTACCGGGTGAAGAGGCTTTGGGTGTTTTTCTACGTATTCAACGGTGTCCCTGATGAATCTGTGGTGATGTCGGCTATCACGTGGGTTCCAATCAGTCAACTAAACCGGGGAGATTAGTCTGACTTATAACGGTACGAGTTTAATAGCACCAAGAGATGAAAGACGGTGATAACGTACTCGGTGAATGCGATATTCCGCGGGTACTTGTTCGGGGTTTGCCATGATGTGTTGCTATCGTATATAAGATGACTTTGTAAGGTGCTCCGTCGTATCGGGTATGCATTTCAGCTCCAACGACAGCTTTGAGATATATATACATTATTATTGACAGCTTCAAAATATAGCCCACTAGCATTTCCTCTGCATGGCAGTTGTTTATGACGCCAACCTCCATTTGAAGAGGGTCATGGAAATGTCTTGACGTCATCCAAACTCCAGAAGATATCCAAAATAGCACTGTCATTGATAACACTACGAGTTACTCTGAGAAAAAATGTAtacgatgatgaggaagttATTTGCTTATAGACAGCGTCGTATGCACACGGCGTTCCATTATTCTGACATCAATTTGATGTCGATTGATTCCAACGTCAGAATAATAAACAAAATGAGTATGCAACGGAAATCATGACGCCGCCGCAgctggatgatgatgtgcCAACGACCGACGTCATTAATCAATTCAATCTACTGATCAGAATGGATTAATCATGCCCATCgtctcaatctccttctgTCTTAATGTAGAATTTTCTGTCACCATGTTGTtcccctctcttctttctctcccatCATACCACTGCAACATGAAACCGTGCCTGACAGCCTATACGCCCTTTCGCTTGCCCAAGTTTTCTCTGTCCCCATTCATCAGTCGTTTGTATCTCCGGCTGGCCGTTCTGTAGAAGCCTTCTCCGACGGCTATCCTCCTTCCACCTACAGTAACCCCTTTCATGTCCCAATAATCACTCCCACTCCAGTGGTAGAAGATTTCCAATCCATTATATTCAAACCAGTTTCTGGCTGCTCTTCCCATTCCCCAAGCACGTCCGCATCATTAGGCGCTCCAGTTTTTCGGGATGCCGAAATAAGTGATCAGCACCAGGCGGCCAGCCATGGCCGCCCCCAACCTGCGCAAcatcctttccttgacCTGTGAAAGGGGCAAAAGGTGAGGAGAAAACGGTCATGGCCCAATAAGCTAATCTTTTACTGGAGGATCCGTGGTGAGCGAACTTTCCGGTGGCTTGGCCCATGATTGAGTCTACAGCGCGAGGGAAGTGTATTCGATGCCCATGACGGATGTCTCTGAAATCATTACCGGGAAGAACGGGTTGAGGAACATGAAGTATATTTTCAAAATTGGTGATTGCAACAAGCTTGTGGCGCCCAAGAATTAGAAGCGCATTTTTGAATCTACACTGTCCCCGTGTCAGCACCCAGCAGTATATTAGGGATACATTAGGGTTGCAAACTATATAAAAAGAAGACTGGTaagggaaagaggggaCGGACCGAGTAGAGAGCACTGCTGGAATATATTCAAACCTCCGTCTTCATACCCTTTGAAGATCCCCTAAGGATCAATTTTTCATATGTATTAATGTATATATCTCCATCCTCACCACGTCTACCAGTAATACCCCCACCGACTACCTGCCTCTCACCCGACCTTGCACCAGTTTAATCGTCGAAATCACAGTAATCCCAAAGGTCTTATGTTCATGATTTCATGTTACGCTAGGAACAAAGGATTATAGGAGACTTTGCCGAAAGACCTTCCCTACGAGAGTCAGTTCTTTTTCGTTACCTAGAGGCACAGTTGATCCTCAGGTATTCGTACATACAGCGTCAAAACCATTCGCCATTGCCACTCTTAGCGGTGCCATTTTTTATTCGATCCTTCAGCTCATTGCTCATACGCCAAGAGGCAAACAACAAAGGGTGATAAGAAATCACAGCCAAAATTTACATATaataagaagaaagaagagataaAGAGGTGTGCATGTCTTTGGAGATCTACTGTTCAGGTAAGAATCGTGCCCAACTGCATGGATGAGATTCCCATGCTCGCACGGACTTGTGGCAATGTACTGCTGCGGAGAGATGGGATGCGGTCGAAGATAGGTCGGCGCATTTCACTGTAGGCCCTTCCCGGTGATTGGGGCGCTTTGGACATTTTTGAGTATTGAGCTCTAAATTTGTAGGTGCATAAGCAGATGTCACCTCATGAATAACCTCATCGTTTCTTTATCAACAAAAATGTCATCGTATATCCCGCAAAATTAAAGCCACCAAAATTACCCCTGTCCTAATCCGACGGAAACAAGAAATGACCGAAAGCGAAAGCGGGGAACCGGCGAAGTAGAAGACTAATAATACTTGACGAGTGACGAGCCGACTATGGGAAAGAACCTGTTTTTTTATCCATTCATCGTTACACTCTCATATTGCATCCATCGCCACCCTGGATCTCACCAGAAACTATAGAAAATTTCAACATGAAGCTCTCCGTTTTCAGTGCCAAATCCTACGACAAGAGCTTCCTTGACTCCGCTCGAGAAAACCATTACGCATCTCTGTGTGAAATCACCTATCACTCTTTCCCACTGTGCCTAGAAACCGTTTCTCTTGCACAAGGAAGCGAAGCGATTTGTGTCTTCGTCAACGACGACCTCAATGCCGAAGTACTACGCTCTCTCTATTCCGTCGGTACTCGCGCGATCCTCCTTCGCTGTGCCGGCTACAACAATATCAGTCTCTTAGTGGCCGAGGAACTCGGTTTCTTCGTCGCTAACGTGCAATCTTACTCTCCAGAAGCTGTCGCTGAGTTTGCGGTAGCGCTAATCCAAACTTTGAACCGTAAAACGCATCGAGCATACAATCGCGTACGAGAGGGAAACTTTAACCTCGAAGGTTTCTTAGGCCATACGCTGTATGGCAAGACAGTGGGAATAATAGGTGTGGGAAGGATCGGGATCGCAATGGCTCGTATCATGAAAGGATTCGGATGTCAATTACTTGCCTTTGACCCTTTCGGTAGTGAAGAATTCAAGAAGCTCGGCGACTTTGTAGACCTCGAAACTCTCTTGAAGCAGAGTCATATCATCAGTCTGCACTGTCCTTTAACTGAAGGTACAAAGCATCTCATCAATAGCCAAACCCTTTCTCAGATGAGGGAAGGGGCCCTGCTCGTTAACACTTCCAGGGGAGGATTGATCAACACCAAAGCGGCCATTGAGGCTCTCAAAACGGGCCATCTTGGCGGCTTGGCTTTAGATGTgtacgaggaagaagggtcATTATTTTACAACGACCACTCGGCTGAAATCATCCAAGATGATACTTTAATGAGGCTCATGACTTTCCATAATGTCCTTGTCTGTGGCCATCAAGCGTTCTTCACCAAGGAGGCGTTGAGCGAGATTGCCTGGGTGACATTGAGTAATTTGAAAGACTTTGCGGAGAAAAAAGAGTGCAAGAATTCATTGGTCCGGGATGGCCATCTGTATGTcgagaaggacaaggaaCCAGTTAGGAACCTATGAAAGGGCGTAATTGGTGAGTAATCCGTATTGATGGTAAGCTTTGCTGACGTTATCATCCCGACCTTTGCAAACGTCTAAGAGAAAAAGCTGTCATATAGCCCAGTTCCTCTATATTATTGAATGTATATACCCTTGTAATAATTCACGAAAATGTTTATAAAGGATTGACGGTTACAATGGTATGACTAGCCTCCAGGCAGTAGACTGTGTAGGTCAGGCCAGATCGCTGTAATAGTACTTGCTTCGTGGGGACCAACATCAAACTGTATCGATGTTATCGTAGAATATTTCTAAGAGAGGCTGCTGGCTTGTTTGTGCGAGGGTAATCTGTCCTACGGCTTGTTCTTCCACCTGTTTTCGGAAttgttttttctttctccatAGGTCTCTCGAAGCATATTCAAGATACTAATAACATCCAAAGTCCAACAATAAATTGATAGACACCCAGATACGCATCAACAGATGTGCCACCCACACATCCGGTGGTTTGACTTATCCGCCATTTGACCGACCCTCTATATTCGAGACCCTTTATGCACATCTTCTGCAGCCGAACGATTTCTATCAGTAGGTTTGTGCgagagagaaaaaatgCAAGTCCATGCGTCACAAGATGACAGAAAACAACAAAAGgaaaaatgaagaagaccGTATGTGTACGTTTATGCAAGACCAGCCTCGACCATCTCCTTGAACCTCTGAACAACAGGAACCATACCGCCCTCATCAGCGACAAAACCAAGAGAGCAAGGGTAGCTGTTGTCGAATCGGGCGGGCCATGAGCCGACAATTCGTCGATTGATAGGGTCGTCCTGTGAAAATGACAATGTCAGTCATGAAGGACGCAAGATTGATGGAAAGTGCGGAATAATGACTTACCTTAAActtgatgagcttgagAGCTTTGGGACCGGCAACTTTTTCGAGTGCCTCAAGCTCCTCCCTCACGGTGACGGTGAAACCGGGAAGATAAGCACTGAGGTATTATTAGCTACAATTGTTTCCCCTGAAGTAAAAACAACTCACACCCTGGTGTGAGGCAAGAACTTTTCGGCAGGAATGT from Cryptococcus decagattii chromosome 3, complete sequence harbors:
- a CDS encoding phosphatidylserine decarboxylase; the protein is MANPEQVPAEYRIHRLTDWNPRDSRHHHRFIRDTVEYVEKHPKPLHPVLKEFQDAVEKSTRLSMLFQLMFKQIPHNKEYLKDAAGNSQVRDFGHLLRLLNHIISTAPIWTKGAVNVGLVGVPVTALLDWPMGTTAGFCVFQDPTVNEHLKKILDVWGEFLSSPESAHALSDNETGWFGPVGLPALEKIANVGKTSYTFEQFYKCDPSAKYYGFKSWDDFFTRSFREEVRPVASPDDDSVVANACESKVYKVGRNIHARDQFWIKGQPYSVLDVLSFDDYAERFVGGTIYQAFLSPLSYHRWHSPVSGTIKRAYVVQGTYYSEPPFVGIEANQNADPHGERNSQEYLSATATRAIIFIDNPKIGLVAFVGIGMTEVSTCEITVKEGQQVKKGNDIGTFHFGGSTHCLLFEKGINLEGFPKPSDENVPIRSKLCVAK